Below is a genomic region from Lineus longissimus chromosome 4, tnLinLong1.2, whole genome shotgun sequence.
tgaagctgtaaagtgcggttcattattaacccaggtgttttagaatttccAATTATGATAATATATAGTCAATAGTTAATATTTACCACATATTTAGGCAAtcaggaattttcaaattcagttacaaatttcaaatttttaatgaaaacgGTGTTGGCCTTTAAGAGACAATCATTGaatagatgacatcccacagacAATCTTCAATGACAATCAGTGTCTTTAATTAGTTGAATTTAAATGTAATTTTATAACTATACACATAATTTCATTTGTTGCCAGGCCAAATTAAACTAATTAGTTTAATTGACTATCTTGATTATTCTGCAGACATTGTATGCTTCACCAATTTCATGAACGATGTCAAGGAAAGACATGACACATAGAACTCTTTTAACATGGCATgatttttaaatattgatatacACAATgtatattcatacatgtagcaattttATATTGTTATTGGTGATTGTGTTGATATTATATAAAGAATTATTCAAAAAGTATTTATTCATTTCTTGAAGAAAGACAGCAGGCTTTTCCAGAAGCAGATTCTGTAGTGGTGCTCCATGTACCAACCCACAATTACTACCCAACTGTGGTAACCCGTTTGTCGTGCCTTTTCGAGGGCAAGATATCAGTAGTTAGATTGGTACCATCCAGCCTTGATACTGTTTCGTTGAGACGCTACCTTTCGAGGGCAAGGCATGAGCAGTTAGATTGGTCCCATTCTGTCTTCATACGGTCTGGTTGAAAATCTACCTTTCGAGGGCAAGGCATGAGCAGTTAGATTGGTCCCATTCTGTCTTCATACGGTCTGGTTGAAACTCTACCTTTCGAGGGCAAGGCATGAGCAGTTAGATTGGTCCCATTCTGTCTTCATACGGTCTGGTTGAAACTCTACCTTTCGAGGGCAAGGCATGAGCAGTTAGATTGGTCCCATCATGTCTTCATACTGTGTGGTTGAAACGCTGCCTCTGAAGGTGAAATGATACATTGATTTTAGGATGGCAACTGCCCTAATATTCCCACTAGGAAACTGTTCTATCGTATCCTAGCGCTTCAGCTCATGGAGTCATGGACACTGTTTtcagtggtacaattatatggATAAAGTgcccaggttgtgacataacCTTCAGGAGAACAAGACGGACATAACAAAATCTTTATCCAGGTCGTAGGCCATCACCCCAACTTGGAATGAAATTCACTCAAGTCAGAAATCTGATTGGAAGTTGTAAATAAAGCACAACCTGTGAACAAAGCACCACTAATTGAGTGTTAGATCGAAAAGAGTCGTAGGTCACAATATCATATCAAACAAGGTTTTCCACataattcaatatttattaCAATAAGAGCCATTTACACTGCTGACACATCTACAGATATAGTACAATAATAATGTGGTTATTGCTGATAGTTTGTTAGAGCTGAAAAGTCATCTATTATACAGCcggggtctctggtttcctcctacaatatTGTTTATGGAGCTCATAATATTCAAGTTGAGGCTaatctctcaataaaattttcCTTTTTGTCAACACACCTGATGATATCTAGTACGGTTACACTTCAAGTTGCACTGAAATTTGCTACTAAGAGCAGTATACACTGCTCCATGCTGTAAATGCATAGATTCATAAATAAGAGAAGCCCCAATGCGCATAAATATGTGGAGACTCAAAAGTCACTGATTAGATACAGGATTTCAATTACAAAGGTTCAAAAATGCACTTGAAGTGCTTACAGCCAGAGTGGGCTAACCCTCATTTGGCAAATGATGGGTTATACCCGATATGCAACAGGTCTGGATACCTTTAAACACGACAGGAAGGTCTAACCCAGTTGGGCATTTGGTAATAAATCAACAAACTTTCACATCAATttctcaaaaattatcaaatgtgGGTTAGCCCACTCTGGCTCTAAGCCCCTCACCTGTCCAAAACCATTAGAATATTTAGGTAGGTGCATGggtgacagttcagctttaataatCTAATGACAGAACTTGAATGAAATTGCTTTTCTTACGAACCCATGACGAAAGCAGCCAAGTTTATAAACTAAGAAACAAAAAGAATCAAAACAGAGAGGAAGAAAACAAAGACAATGGTTGGCCTGCAAACCATTCAAGGCCAGCAATAATTATTTATAGATGACGTCCAGAAGTCCATCACGACAATAACCTGCCTTGATGATAAAAATTATGATGTTGCCTTTTGAGCAACCAGGCTCAACTGCCTACGAACCAAGAGATTTCTACAAAACAGTTATAGTGAATCAGAACAAGAAGTCAGCCGTCACAGCTAAAAGACACAGGACGGTGACAGGACATATATTAGAAGCAAGTCGcactgtacaatgtacactagcatacagggtgtcacaagaTATGGTAATGCTTAAATAATGAGTAAACATGATTGTGTTATGAAGATAAGACAGCCCGAGTAACCAAGCGGTTAGTAAGATAACATCAAAATTTCAGGACAACGTCAATACCCCTGATGTACACAATTTGCTGTGCTAACCAATGACAGACACTGTGCACTATCATACAGACTCAACAGAGATGAGCTAAAAACGGGGTGGGGGATTTGGTACAATTGGTTAACTATATAAATGCAGTGTAATATTCTGAAGTTGTCAAATATACAAAAGCAACATGACTGGAGGATAGGATTCAGAGGCTTTCCAATAAAGATTAGTGTCACTCTGTCCGAGGATAATTATCCAGACAATGTCGCTTCTGCTTACACTATATACAAGTGTTGTGGGCCCCCATCATGCCCATGGAAAACACACCGCAGCATGGACTAATTCTGTATATGCAACACTAGTGCGATTTTTAAACCGGGTCTCACGACCCAAACCAACACATTACGAGATTAAATGGCTAAACATGAAAACAAAAAGTCAGCAAGCCACTTTTCTACACTTTAAGACAGATCACAGAAGCACATGTTAGACAACTTGGTTGATCGGGGTGTGGTGTACTACCATGTCCATATCGGGAACAAATCTGACCAATGTTATAATGAGTTCAGGTTCGATGCCAAAAGCTTGTCCTCCTCCGCCGTATATTTGCAAAGTCCGTCAGCGTATTGAAACTCGTCACTTAACTGGTACTCGGACATATCGAGTGCGACTTCGCAACTTTCTCGTACCACCCTCTGCTCGTCGTTCAGAAATTTCTGCAGCGTCTCCAAGCCTTCTTTCGTACCGATACCTCCAATGGCTTCCGCACATTCGTGTCGTACCATCGGGTGCTCCGTCAGCTTCGAAAGATTTTCAGTAAGGAACGGGACTGCGATGGGGTCCTGCATCTGTCCCAAGACGTACGCAATCTCATGTCGAAACAATGCGCTCTTGCAGTTCAGACCTGGAGTAAAGAACTGCAGTTTTTAGCTAACGGACTGTCGTAATTGCAAGCTTGCTTTAAGTGGCGTCGACTAAAAAGTCATTCTTTGGCACTGTTGTCTAATCTTCAATAGAAGACCGGACTCATAAAGTTTTTAAATGGGAAGAGCCGAGTGATAGAtacaccagggcccggttgttcaaaagcacaaaattcACGGTATTGCTAACAGTTACAATAAGAATCAAAAGATCTTATCTCTTTGAGTTAAACCCATTAAATTTTTACATGTTGGGACCTTCTTAGAAATTTTCTACTCTCACCTTCAGCTAGAGCTCTAACAGCATCCTTTCCACCTTGGTTCCTCAGAGAAAACAAAGCTCTGTATCTCTCGAATATGAACAGGTTTTCATTAAGCAGAGTTTTCTTCAATCTGTCCACGTCCCTTTCTTCGCATGGTGGTGCTGGGTCAACCGACATGTAGGGATTATCAGGCAATACCTCATTGAACCTGTCTCGACTGTGGAGCCATCTGATTCTCCCAACTGCCAACTGGCAAGTTTCAGCCACCTGCAAAAACAGAGACACAATAACTTGAGGTGTAAAATAAATTCAGCTGTGATTATGGCAATACAGCAGGTAAGGTCTTGGGGTGCAGCACCCTACCTTTTACGGAAATGCAATAGCCACCAGTGAAAAAGGTAGGACAAAAATGGAAAATCCAAAAGGCAGGTGCCCTGCTTATTTTACTATTGAGCTGAAACACTCATTTAGTTTTCCTCGGAATCTCACAACTTTGTAGTTAAAATATTTTCTTGAGCCATCTATAATACTTAGTA
It encodes:
- the LOC135487080 gene encoding deoxyhypusine hydroxylase-like; this encodes MSANVRNMAVESIGKVLLDEKRPLKERFRALFTLKNLGGHVAIQQIGRCFCDPSELLKHECAFCLGQMQDTAAMPILIKLLKDRNNECIVRHEAGEALGAIGNKDALNMLEEFSRDPVVEVAETCQLAVGRIRWLHSRDRFNEVLPDNPYMSVDPAPPCEERDVDRLKKTLLNENLFIFERYRALFSLRNQGGKDAVRALAEGLNCKSALFRHEIAYVLGQMQDPIAVPFLTENLSKLTEHPMVRHECAEAIGGIGTKEGLETLQKFLNDEQRVVRESCEVALDMSEYQLSDEFQYADGLCKYTAEEDKLLASNLNSL